CGCCAGCCATCCCATAATTACCCTCAAATGGCTGTTGCCACATCAGTGACGCACGGGAAGGCTGGCCTGGCAGAGAAGCTCTGCATGCTTCACAGTGCTAGTCACCTTCCCTAAACTGGCTTTTTCAACtgcatcgtgtgtgtgtgtgtgtgtgtgtgtgagtgaatggaGATAGCGTTTGTCAAATTGTTGTGACTTTCTCGGGTTTCTGGCTCGAGTGCTGCATTGTTGGCCGGGACGTTACATCACAGATGCCTGATTACGAGTTTGGAAAAATGTATGATGATTTAAATGAGGTCATGCAGACTTGCAACATTTGAAGCAGACTGTATTATCTCGTTATGGGTCAGAAGTCTGGCTGTGATTGGATGGACGCAGAAATCTCAGGGTGTGCAAAACTGATTTCCTGGAAACTATAGCCAGATTCCATGATGTCACATAGTTATTCAGTGTTATCAGCAAAATCTGCAGCTTTCTTGTTGAACTTGCATCAGAGCtcgattgttttttttttgtttttttttgtggcgTTCACTGTTAAGTGAAGTCAGTGTTAGAAAAGTCAGTCTACCTGCATTAATGTGGCACAAGATAACAAAATGCtcctgcacacatacaaatgtgcatgtatggacacacacacacagagatagagagagaaaatgagctatgcacccccctccctcctcctccgctTCCCCTCTGCACATATACACTATGACTCATCGCTCTGCAGCCGTATAGCTATCAGAGGGACACAACCAACTTCAACTTTTCTCACTGGCTGTCTGCTCTCATTCATCCAGTGTGACCCTGCAAACCCACAGGTCGTGGCTGGAGAATGTTTCTGTTGAAAAGTGTCCAATGAAAAAAGAGGTCCTTGGAAAGcttggtgggggtgggggtgttgtTCAGGCTCAGCAGGTACTTACAGGAAAACCAGTGACGCAAGGGCAAAGAGGCGACAAATACTTTGGTAAGCAGGGATTTTTGTGTCTTCCCGAACAGAATGTAGTACTCAGAGTTGCAGACAgtgaggcgtgtgtgtgtgtgtgtgtgtgtgtgtggtggggggagTGAGTGAGTTCAAAGGCCTAGTGCTTTGAACTCACTCCCTTATGGATGAAAGTATATTTGAATGAATCTTTGTTGGACGCATGAGTTCTCCTGCAGCATAGCTGTGatgtaatatattaataaataatgagtaATGAATATATTCTAAGATATAGCCCGCGAAGGGGGATGATTGTCTCATTCAGCAGCCTCGTCTAGCAGCTCTCAGCCAAACTAACCACCCActagattcacacacacacacacacacacacacgtatgcaaaacaaacacacaacacgtGTATGAAGAGACACGtcaggagagacagacagacagagggtgAGAATCTGGGAAGCCATGCAGTTTGCCTCCACAAGCAGCTCCACAGCCTCCTACTCGACGTGTGCCCACATTGGTATCTGCACACGTGGCCTGTGCGTATCAGCTGCTGCCATGTTTACTCTGTGGCTTTACTGACACGTCCCACTGCACTGGATTTATTGTAACTCATACAATTAAGCGCCATTAAGCACTGGAGATGCTGAACAGGTGGATGACTCAACAGGGCTGAGAAACATTTCATGGGTGACACCTGCGCGTCATTCGGTTTCCTGCTCGTTTTTCTCACCTCTTCTCATCTGCGAAGACGAACTTGCGCAGTTTGAGGTCGCCCAGCACGACGCCGGCCTGGTGACAGTGCGCCACAGCTAGAGCCACCTGACGGAAGAGCCTGCAGGCGTGTTCCTCATCGAGCCTGCGACAGCTCTTCACCAAGGTGTGCATGTCCCCAAAGTCCTTGTCCAGGAACACGTAAGCCTTGCGTTCGCCAAGGATGATGTCCCTGATGCCGGCCACATTCTTGTGTGCAGATAGGATCCCGTAGGCTCTTATCTTGTCCTGGTACACCCCCATATCAAAGACCTGGATGAGAGATGAGAGCAGAACAGGGAGGGACAATGATGAAAATTAGGCACATAGGGGAggtggggaggaggaggaggaggcagcggGTCAGTTTGTTCTTAATGATCATCTGAGAAAACAACCGTGACAGTTTGGCAAATGTAAAAAGGCACAGGATATTCTCTGATTCCAGCTCCACACACTGCTTCTGCAAGAGCGTGACGAATGAATCACCGAAGCATGAAGCGATTAACTTTATTAATCAACAAAGCCAAACGCCTGCAGCTCTGTCATGCAAAATAAACATATGGATCTGAGACAGCAGGGGGCCCTCACGTTATCACAGCGGCTCCTTGTCATCGTAGTCTTCCTTTGCgtcacatgtttacatttttgtgtcaTAGCGTGGCGTACTGCAGCGACATGTATGGGAATAAGCCGAATTGACAGACGGGTGTGAAGCCACAGTGTGGTGCCCACGATAGGTGGATTTACATTCAGTGATGTCCCCACACTACAGACTAGACGGGGCTACCTGTTCTTACATGTGGGCTATTTATACACAGATTCAAAAGAATCACAGAGCCTTATATAGTTCGGGATTTAAAAATCATGAAGCAAGACTCCTGGTATTACGCAAAGCGTGACACATTTCGCGTGAGAATGACATTTGGTGGAAAAGTCGGCTAAATACTGATGACATGTCAGACGGGCTGTTGAGCAACGCGATGTCTTGAAACACCATTCATTCAAAGAAATTGCACAATGACGGGATTGCGCATACCTTGCACAGTAGCTCATCGCCAGTGTCGGTGTTCATCGCGCTTTGCATGCCCTCCCGGTCCGCCAGAGGTAGAAGCAGAAACGGTCCTATCCTGGACGGTCCCTGGTGGGTCGCCGGGGTGGGGTTTGACACAGGGCTGGTCGGAGACCCGGGTGAGGTGCCGAGGAGTCCGTGTGTGTCTCCCGCTTCGGCGCTCAGCCTTGCGCATTTGGCCGGCGGCTGGTCGTCCGAATCCAGCCGCTTGTGCGCGACTCTCCCGGTGCGGATGCAGGATGACGGGCTCCAGTGCAAGTTCATCCTGACAGACTGATTCACAACGAAAGCAACAAACGAGAGCGTggcttgttttaaaaaaaatatgtccCTTTGATggttaaaataaactacaaacaGCGCGCTCCATCCGTGTGACGCTCATTCTAGTTGAGATATAAATGAAACTTCAGCGGCTTCAGTGACGGCgcgtttctttttctttctctttttttttgttgttgttggtagTAATCCAAGCCCGGTCCTTGTGGAGAGTGAATGCCCACTTCTCTGAGGTCTGTGTACTTTTGGATGAGAAAATCCCGACCCCTCAGAGCCcagactgagagacagagagagagggagagaaagagggagagagagagagagggtgatagaatcagagagagacaggagagaccGCCTCACactcagagacagacagagagtgagtgCGCTCCGGTGATACGGAGCTCTGAGCTCAAACACTCCGCCCGACCAGTCCAGCCTCCTGGTGACACAACCATTGAGCAATCCTGGTAACGGCACCGACTCCAGCTCAGCTCGCCTCTGATGAAACTGCCCGCTGCTTTACCTTTGACACAAGACTGCGTGACACGGTTCAAAcattaatgctgttttattttattttattttattttacgCGTTTGTCACCTGGGGTCGTAAATCTCTAAACCCTCTGCTCTGGACTCCGAGATTCTGCTGATACTGAAAGATCCCGAGCATGTGAGGATGAAGAAATCATCTGCCACTTATCACGTCTGCCTCATCAAGCATGCACATGTTTTAGACAATAATTAACCATGTTTGAAACTCTGGCTGTGACTCAGTTGTTCCTTAATGTTGCACCTTTATTACCCCTGCTGTATGGCACCTGAGCTGTTTACTCGCCAAATGCTAAGCTCCATCTATGAACTGGTTGTTACACAGCTCCAGTGCATGAGCCTTAAGTTTAGCTTTAACATCAGCATGATACTTTCCCATTGCAGAGCCTGTTTGTTATGTGGATATGACTCACCCCCATAAAGCCTTAGCGGTGCTGGGCTATACGCATTCACATAAAATATGCCAGCGTGGCTCCGTAAATAACATCATTGCAGCTTAGGCACCCAGCAACACTTATCTCAAGTCAAAACTATACCCAAATACCACAAACAAGCAAGCCAACACTGTGCAATCTGTGTGAAAATTATGCAAGATTCACAcagtataaaagtataaactGTGGCCTGTTACTTAAGAATGCAGGACTCAGAAATTGAAGGGTGAAGTAGAGTATATAGGCAGCTCCAGAGCACATTCCTGTGATGATGAGCTGATCATTATGAGCTAGGCCtaattaaatgtgaatgtttgtgtttgttgggGTGTGTGCATatacgtgtgagtgtgtgctcgTTGCGCAAGACTTCTCTTTTTCCACTGCTTTATGTTGAACAAACACGGTGGCTGCAGAAGGGGCTTGCCGAGTGCTCGACTAAAAAACAGAGCACCAGCTggcctgtgtgttgtgtgtgtgtgtgtgtgtgtgtgtgtgcactgtcaCCCCTCTTTTGCACAACCGCCCCTGCCAAACAGAAGCACTGCCGTTCCAAAACATTTCTCTTCACATTTCCAACTCAGTTCCTTCCACGGGAGGTCATACGCTCAACCAGGGCACAGCAGCCCGGCTCAGCTTGTCTCCAAAAGGTCATGTGAACCTGTCTCTGCAGGCCGTCCAAACATGGCTGAGCTGCAGATTCCATAGGAATGATGGTTGTTATTTTTAGGCCTCTCATTCTTTCTTTGTGCCGTGGTCGTCCTACGAATGAGGTGACTCACCAACTGATTGATgtgagtgtgtctctgtgagcAAGTGTGTTTGTCATGCCGTCAGGCAGGCACAGGAACAGGTTCCCTCTCTTACTGtagtctctgtttctctttctaaGCTGCATGAACTGTCACTGTGGGAACGGTTGGCAGAAGTATGGAAGGCCCAAAGGTTTATTGTTATCTGACAATAgtctgtccctgtgtgtgtcaCTTCATCAAAGCAATGATGCATGTCGGttagcttgtttgtgtgtgacgcACTGTTTAAGTGTACACTGGAAAAACTGACTTTCTTGTGCTGGTTGTTTGCATCCAGCGTGTGTGTGATATAACAATTTATCTCAATGTAACAATGGGAGAGTTTAGGTTGGAGTCATTACACATGTCACACCATGCTACATGTGTAGGATGCATAGACTCGTGAAAGATGCTGCAGCTGTGAGCATTATATAGCTGGTCAGCCGGTGTTTACCTCATGATGTACGTGGGTGTTTATACAGTGCTTGTGTAGGAGTGTGGCTGCAATCCCAAGCTAGTGAGCCAGAAGAGAAAACAGTATTCAGGGCATGCTCTCCCTTGTTATAATTAGCTGAGTCACTCACCACCAGCAGCGGTAAAGAGAGGCTGGGAATTGATCTGCTCTGAGAATAGTTGAGTCTGCTCTGGCTGACAGCCAGCCATCGCtgtgaattatttttcatttgagcTGCTCTGTCACATTACACTTATGCACACATTCAGATATAAGAAATAGACAGTGCTGTAAACTTGAGCCTAGAAGGGTCAGATGCACAGTTACGACTTTATTGTCTTGAGTTGAACCCTGAAATATCGGCCAGTTTTGATCTAGTAAAAGCTTCATGTGCTTCCCTCCCAGATGTGTCTTTTGTGTCGCAGTTGGATATTGATGATTGTTCGACTAAAATTCAATCAGTTTTTCCTGTTGGAGCTTTGACagtataatgaataaataattaatcgAGAGGTGACGACAGCTGTTTGAGAATATATTTTGAACTCATCTGCTCATAATTATGGTCGAACCAACATGACATGGACGTGGCATCGAGCATGATTGTGTTGTTCGATTGTGAGTCAGCATGCTCAAAAACAGAACCCAGAAACTGTAGCACATAAATGGGCTTcaaccatctttttttttttttttttgtattgtgcaATTTCATAGTGTTTAGTTATATCCTTACAGCGAGCCTACAGTGCTCACTCTTATGCCAAACACTGCTGGTTTTATCTCAAAGCAAAAATCACACCGGTTGTGTAACGTGACAATTTTCAGCATCATTATTGGGATACGCTAGTcaaaaagctaaaatatttaCATCTCTGCAGCTGCAAAACACCAGTTCAGTATTTTTTAAGACAATTACATGCATACCTCAAGTATAGtgagtatttacagtaattacagctgAACCTCTTGAGCATTTGAAAAAGACCACTTAAGGATAAAAGAAAGCAAGGGTACTTCGTGCAACAAGTCCGTCATCTCGTCTCTCCCTGTTAGTTTTATACTGACTGCTGCCACTGATTCTTTTatgaattttaataaaacaaaacttgttttCTCCAAATGTCTGGTTGTCTGCCATTACCATTGTATCTTTGGACAGCTGACAATTTGCTGTAAATGTAGAATCACAGTGTGGGAGATAGAAGTAGGCCAGTGGTTATTCAACTATATACTTGCAATAAAAATGATTGAATTTCTATTCAGGGAGTAAATTCTGTCTgtagaacaaaaaagaaaaagaaaagtttagaAGCCTGCAATACTCCTCTGGTCTACCGTACATATTTTGACATAAGCTTCGAGACTCTGTGAACTGCATGAACTCAAGTGTTGGTCTCATCCAGAATTAGTCATCAGCCCACTGTAACCATCTTCACTGAATGTGCTCTATATTTTCACAACCCCGACTAGCCTCAAGGACAATCAATCAAACCAGGAGCCAGGATGGGGGATTGTTTCATGTGGATGGACTCCAGCCTATAGTCTGGCCAAAATATTCTGCCTTCCTTTGCTAGTTATCCCGATCTGTCCATCACTATTTCTTTGATCTGTTAGGTTGAGTCGGGGTTAGTTGGATTGGAGCGACCGGGTTTTTGGCTCCATAGATGTTTGTGCAATTCAAAACCCAGTTGAGATTTAACACATActtaaaattgtttttaaatatgctgAGCTCAGATTTTGCAGCACACAGCCACTAATTGTTTTTACATCAGAACACGCATTTACACGTTGCTTCCTactgatttaaaacatttgttctcaCATAGGGGAGTTGTCATGTTTGCACATACTCAGCACTAAGACTTCCCCAAAGGTCTTCTGAGAAGCTGTAAAGCTGAATCTAAAATTGTCGACAGTGTGTTGATGTGATGTGCTTCTAGCTGCTGTGTAAAACCAGTTGTAACCTTCATTTtagtaatgataataaaataaaaacgaCAACAAAAATGCAACCAGTAATGATGAAATGTGGTGATACATTGATAACAATGCATTTACTATGGGCAGAGATGCCCTCTTTATTATGCTGGGAATAATCAATTTCTCTTCCTTTAACTAATCTTAAACAGTTATGTCAAGCTTCACAGTCTTTCCAGAAATAATATATTCATAATCACATTACCTAGTAAGTTCATGAGCTGTTTGCCTTGTGAGAGAAAGTTTGGATCCTAAAGATTCAAACCCGAGTTGTGCTGAATTGATCTGTTTTATCAGACGACTCCAACCTGGACGCCATCAATGCTGTAGAGAAAGGCGGCTATGATAAGAAACAACAGATTGTCAGGCGTAATGCTGGAAGCCTCTTTTTGGCTGCATTCAAACTCATTTAACAAGTATCGCATGTGTGACCCTCTCAAATAAAAAGATGTTCTGAGAGCTACAGTGttaaggttgttttttttagcgGGGCGTGACTCTTCAACACATAGACCAtataagtacagtatgtacacttcacttcacttagGTAAATGTGTTCTGAGCATCTACTGTAGTAGACTACACATGACCCCTTAGGGCCCCTTTGAGGATCCACACATGATGATCTTTATTAGACAACTTGGACGGGAGCTGTTGTACTTTAGTTACCCATAAAACTCATAGTGAAACTGTATGTAGTTGTCCAGTTGagcaaaaacacaatttaactgGAAAGGCCATTCATATGCTGTATCAGGGATCTCCCTCAGCCTCCAACAGCAGAATTTCACTTGAACAGATCAGCTTACTTCCTGTTCCATTCTCTGAACAGCATTTTATAGCTGTGTCTTTGTCAGTCACTCTTCAACACATGATTTCACTGAAATAGTTGACCTTACTTTCAGTGCTCCACTCCAGGATGACTCAAGGGGTTTCCTGTTGCAAATGGGAAGTGGAGGGCTATTGTGTTGGCTGAATGTGGTGGTGacgtgtttgtgttgcagccaCAATACACACACGTCACCACCATATTGCCCATCACTAAAGTTACACAAGCGGTCTCCGCACACTCGGGCCGAGGCCATGATGTCATCCCTGGTGGTGGCATATTTAGATAGTGAAACAATGAGtgaatgtcatttattttacctgATGGGAACAAATGTGGAGGTGTCTTTTTTGTTCGCTGatcattgatgtttttttagACACTGGGAATCAAATCAGATCAAATTGTGAAGCGAGATTACGGCTGGGAAAGAACTGTACTCTTAGAGTGAAACTGCCTGTGTGCTTCCTTAAGAGTTTTTGTCAGATAGTTGAATAggaaacccccccccccccaaccagacacctttttttttttttaggtcagaCTAAGGGGGAGTCTGTGGGCGACCATTTCTGTAACTTTCCAAAATTAACAATCCAACATTCACACCTGCTTCGTGTGGAGACTGGCCAGCTGTGCAGAAATGAGAAGTGCTCCAGAGTTGGAACCTTTCTCTATAAAGAGTGAAGCACTGTTAATGTTTTCCAGGAGAGATGATGAGAAACATGTACACTGATAGTATTTAAATGCGGTCACATCCAGTTTTTATGGCTTGATGCTAGTGACAGCTGATGGCATTATGTTTTCAAATTGTCTAATAATCCATTGTGAACAGGGTCTCTCAGGAACACCTGTAAAGGATTTTTGCCGTCAGCAACGTCCACTTGCACacaaagatgaactgattaacAAGGTTTCTAGTATAACCCAACTCTGAGGAACAgcatcaattattattattagtatcagcatgctaacatgctcagAGGGCACAATGCTAATATTTACTAATTAACTGTAAATACAAAGTGCAAGATGTTTAAAATGCCTTTTTAGTTCTTTCATAATGCCAGAGCCAACAAATCGACCTGATGGAGATGCTGGATGAAGAGTTAAAGAGCCACCAAAGTGACAGTTCACCCTCAGGGTAGCATCAGTTTGAGGACCAAATTTCATGGCAGTTCGTTCAGTAGTACTTGACATTTCACCAAAAACCCCAAATGTCAACCTAGAGGGAACGTCAGGGATTCACCACCATTGTTAGCGAAACATGATTTCGAGACAAAATCAAGGCACCGCATCAAATATTGTTGCGGTATTTGAGTGAAGCAAAGTGTTTGACCCCAGAACCATGTCATTAGGATGGATGAACACGTACAAACTCCTGTTTATTTCATTCGTCTGTCTCACGGTTCCCCCCCGGTGTCAcgtcatttattttatcaggGATGTTAAAAATATTCCTTTCCAAACACCGCCTTAGAGGATGGCACATCAAAGAGTCATTCAGCATTAATCTCCTGTGTTGTTTGATGAAAGATAGATACAGCTACTGTCAAAGGAAGTGAGTGCTTTTAACGTACCTATAGTAAATGATACTCTGAAGTGAGCACATCCTTCGGCCCTCTTCATTTCAGTCAGTGAGGACACGAAGTACATCCTCCATCCAAAATTGTAGAGGTTGAATCATCACTAATGACACTTCTGGTAAGGGTGGGGGACAGATATGGTGAGTAGAAAACGGTTATTTGTTTCCACTCCCATGTACAACTCCCATAGCCCCCAATCTCTATCCCAGAGTGAGTCTACCAGTGCTGAATCTATCAAAGTGTGCGAACacgagagggagagaagagctTAGCATTTGGAAAAAGCAATTAATTGCAGGATAATACCCCGTGTAACAGGATTTCATTGACTCTTAGTGCTTCTCCGCTCCAAAAGGAGATTTATTCTCATAATCCCGTGATGAAAGGGATGGCCAATTATTTCCCATGCATTGGAACACACTGCCTAAACTAGGGCTAGGCCAGCgggagaaagaggaagcaaggagcaggaggaaaagacatgaaagtgtttgtgtatacacatacacacttgctGTTTAGCCAGCAACAACAACCTGTCACTCTTCACAAATTACCTAGCGCAGAGCTTTTAATGATACAGTATGATTGCACTACAACTCACGGGACAAAGATGAAAGCCGAGCGTCGATCCATTTACAGCAGACTCCATGGATGGCGAAAAAAATAGGTCCCGCGTTTCTTGGCGTTTCATCAGTTTTGAAGGATGTTAAAAATGTGAGTTAACATTCATGaagtttgtgtttgagtttcAACAGCAGAGTGTCATCATAAAGGAGTACACAGTGTGTTATCAGAAGAGGCGTCCTTTACAACTCTTTCAAAGGAATTCATTCACAGATGTTTGTCTCCTGTCACCTCCCAATTAAAAGATCAGAACGTGGTTCATTCATTCTTAAAAGCATcttttgaaaatgttgaaactgCTCAGTCAGAACTTACAGTACCGTATATTAAGATGCTGGAGACCTCTCATACTCCATGATCAATTTGTATTTAACAGATCAGTTCACTTAACAAAGTCGTGGTATCTTTAAAAATTAGGgagtttcatttatttcacctttCCTCCAAAGTAGTCCGTTGTTACTTCCTTGTTCCCCACagtcatgttttattgatgGTGTGAGTTGGAACAAGTCAGTAATTTATTAGTACATGATTTGTGCAACAAATTACACAATAAATCACAGTGTTACCAAACATTTTTCACTACCTTTTGACTTGGAAACATCGTCAGCAAAGGTTTCCAACATTGTGCCGGTTTCTGCTTTGGACACTATCAGTTAAACATCAGATAAGGTGAACAAGGTGCATGTCACCACGGTTTCCCAGCTGACACCTGATCATGACATAGAGCACTTCTGCAGATGTCAGCTCCAGGTCAGAAATCCCTATTGAGATTATGGTGATGCATTGTATTGTTGAATGATGATTCATTGCACCCATTTCAACCCAGTCAGTCCGACCAGCAGGAAACAGGGTCTGTCTCCAGTGCTGCACATTTCAGTGAGCTCTGAGTCAGTGTGACAGGATCTCTATGGGCGCGTGACAGCCGAGTGAACAGC
Above is a genomic segment from Anabas testudineus chromosome 11, fAnaTes1.2, whole genome shotgun sequence containing:
- the trib1 gene encoding tribbles homolog 1; the protein is MNLHWSPSSCIRTGRVAHKRLDSDDQPPAKCARLSAEAGDTHGLLGTSPGSPTSPVSNPTPATHQGPSRIGPFLLLPLADREGMQSAMNTDTGDELLCKVFDMGVYQDKIRAYGILSAHKNVAGIRDIILGERKAYVFLDKDFGDMHTLVKSCRRLDEEHACRLFRQVALAVAHCHQAGVVLGDLKLRKFVFADEKRTRVRLESLEDCRVLEDPNDDSMSDTHGCPAYVSPEILSGSAPYSGKMADMWSLGVMLYTMLVGRYPFHDPDPATLFSKIRRGQCCLPEGLSPKAKCLLQSLLRKEPWERLTATELLAHPWFQQPPSSQEVALGEQEVSLAEQMVPSFDVEEDNDLFC